The segment CCAGCGGTAATCTGTTCTTCGTCCGACAGCTGCTGGTGAGTAGTGCTCGCCGGGTGGATGATCAGCGACTTGGAATCGCCGACATTGGCCAGATGGGAGAACAGCTTCACGTTCTCGATCAGCTTCACCCCTGCGGCCGCCCCGCCCTTAATTCCGAAGGTCAGAATCGCGCCCTGGCCCTTAGGCAGATATTTCTGTGCCAGCTCATACGAAGGGTGACTCTGTAGTCCAGCATAGCTGACCCACTCTACCGAATCATGCGCCTCCAGATACTGGGCAACCTTGAGTGCATTCTGGCTGTGGCGCTCCAGACGCAGGTGCAGCGTTTCGAGACCCTGCAAAAGCATCCACGAGTTGAACGGTGAAATGGCCGCGCCTAGGTCACGAAGCAGTTGAACCCGCGCCTTGATGATATAAGCAATCGGACCGACCGCTTCAGTGTAAACTACCCCGTGGTAGCTCGGGTCCGGCTCAGTCAGGCCCGGGAACTTGCCGCTGGCCTTCCAGTCGAACTTGCCGCCGTCCACGATGACTCCGCCGATAGAGGTACCGTGGCCGCCGATGAATTTGGTCGCCGAGTGTACGACGATATCCGCCCCGAATTCAATCGGACGCAGCAAGTACGGACTTGGGAAGGTGTTGTCTACAATCAGCGGAATCCCGTGCTCGTGGGCGATGGCTGCAACCTTTTCGATATCCAGCACATTGCCTTGCGGATTGCCGATGGTCTCAGCATAGAGCGCCTTGGTCTTGTCCGTAATCGCTGCCCGGAAGTTCTCCGGATTATCGGAGTCCACAAAATTCACCTTAATGCCCAGCTTAGGCAGCGTCGTGGAGAACAAATTATAAGTTCCGCCGTACAGGCTTGCGGAGGAGACAATCTCATCCCCTGCCCCGGCAATATTCAGAATAGAGAAGGAAATCGCTGCTGCTCCGGAAGCGGTCGCCAGTGCCCCTGCCCCGCCCTCAAGCGCTGCAAGACGCTGTTCAAACACATCAGTCGTCGGATTCATCAGCCGGGTGTAGATATTACCGAACTCCTTCAGCGCGAACAGATTCGCGGCGTGCTCCGCATCACGGAACCCATAGGATGTGGTCTGATACAACGGCACGGCACGGGCCAAAGTAGTGGGATCAATCTCCTGGCCTGCGTGGACGGCGAGGGTTTCAAAGGACAGCTTGCGCTCTTCTGACATGGGTATTTCCTCCTCTAAAATAGGTAATGTCAAATGTTAACTCTACAAGATTGTACCTATTCTCTCACAAACCATGTCATTTGAAAAGATAAAATTCTTATTAATTCACTGTGTTTTATTAAGTTTAGCAAGCCCCGGCTTAGCCTCATGGCTTCTACTCAATCCCCTTCATGAAGCTCATGAATTTCTCCGCAATTTGCTTGGGATGGGAACGGTATAAATAATGATTGGCATCCAGCAGCTCCATTTCTGCGTGTAAGGAATTCATGATTAGCTTCTTATGCTCAGGAATCCATTGATCCGTGCCTGGATGCTCCGCCTGGACAAACAACAGAACAGGGAGATTGGGAGGGAATGTTACCCCTCGCTGTTCAGCCTTTTCAAAGCTAGAGTACATGTTCTCCGCCTCATTTAACAGAGTGGTATTGTACATATTTTTCTGGATCAGCAGCTTCAATTGTTCTTTGGTATGCTCATCATACGCCAGTCCCTCATAAGGGTCAGCACTCAGCTTCAATTGCAGCCGGGCGAAGCCTAAGTTACGGAACCATTTAACCATGGTTGTCTCTGAAGACTCAATCTTTTTCTCGCTGAGCGAGGGTACACTGTTGTCCAGTCCGACAAAGGCACTGACTTCATCTGAATATTTATTCACATAATCCAGACTATAAATGCCTGAAATGGAATGGCCCATCAGGATGTACCGGTCAATATGGAGCTGCTGCAACGCTTCATGGATTTCACTTACGATATTCTCTGAGGTTCGTTCTTTCTTCGTTGCGTCGCTTAAGCCGTAGCCGAAAGGCTCCACCACTACAACCTTGTAGTATGGAGACAGCTCGTCGATAAGCAGCTTGAAATCAAGCGCCGGTGAAGCGGTTCCGAAGCCGGGAAGCAGCACGACCGTGTCCGGGCCGTCGCCCTCTATGAACACATTCATATTCTTGCCGTCTACGGATACATGCTGGCCGTAAGGCTCTATCCTTTTGGACTCGGCATTGCTGCTGATTACATTCGTGATATACACAATCCCCACAAAAAGTACAATAGCGAGCAGGATGGCTGCCATTATTTTAAGCAGAATTTTACGCACTTTCTTGAACCCCGTTTGCTGTCCCGAGGTCTTCTTGTCCGGTGGTCTCATGATCATCTTCCCCTGTCTGTTTGTAAGCTTGCTTCATGGCCGTTAATGCCAGCTTACCGGACGAAGATGTCCTCTCTATGACGGCAATATGAACGGAAGATGAACGGAAGATGTACTAAAAATGCTACGGCCGCCAACAAGCAAGCTTGTGTGCAACCGTAGCATGTGAAGAATCTTAAGTATCATAGCTGACCAGATAATGATGGAGCTCCGTATTATAGCTGCCGATGCTGTGTTCGATCAGCCTGCCTTCCCCGTCATAGGAGTTGCGCAGGCGCTTGAGCACAGGCGTCCCCGGCGGAAGCTTCAGCAGCAGGCATACCTCGGGTGGTGCTGACTCGACAAAAAACCGGTCCCTGAAGTTCTCCAGCACGATGTCGTTCTCCTCCAGCGAGTCGTACAGGGACTGGATGTCCGCCCCCAGCTCTGCCGACCCTCCGCCGGGCAGGGCTGCTGCCGTCAAGAAGTGCACCAGATGGATATAAGGCTGTCCATCCAGAATATACAGACGTTCAATCCGCTGGCAATACGGCCCGTAGCGGCTGTATTCCTCTGTCCCGGCATCATTGGTGACAAGGCTTGTGCTCAGCAGCTTCTTTTCCAGCTTATGGCCTGCTTCAACCAGCAGCTCTGTGAACCGTTTGCCCTTGGAGAGCTTCTGGTAGGCGGTATTGCGCATAACAATGGTTCCAATGCCACTTTTCTTCTGTACATAACCTTCCTGGGCCAGCTCCTGGACCGCGCCGCGGACCGTCATTTTACTGACACCGAACTCTTTCTCCAGCTGCGGCTCGGAGGGGATAATGCTGCCGAGCGGGTATACCCCGTGCAGAATCCGGTCCTTGAGGATCTTCTGGATCTGCTGGTATAAGGGACCTTGCTTGCGTTTCAGAGACACCTTACGTTCACTACCTTTCAACATCTGAGGTATGGCCATCCAGCGCCCGGAGCACCTCGCTCTCGGTGAACAACGCTGTATCGCCCGGGATGGTATGGGCCAGCATCGCTGCGGCCGCTGCCATCTCCACCGTCTGCTGCTGCGGATAATCCTGCAGTTCACCATGAATAATGGCACTGGCAAAAGCATCCCCGGCACCGATCCGGTCATACACCGGGAAGGTCAGCTTACGGGAGAACGCGAACGTACCTTGACGGTACAGATATCCTGTCAGGGAATGCGTATTGTCCGCATTAATCTCACGGTGGGTGCCCGCTGCCGCTGCAATTCCGAAGCGCTCCGCCACAGCGGGAACCGCTTGCTTCAACTGTGTTATTCTATCATAATCTGCCGTCCCGGTGCCAAGAATGTACAGCGCATCCTTCTCGTTCATCAGCACCAGATCCGCAAGCGCAAGCAGCTCCTCGTAATGAGGGCGGGCCTTGGCATACCCCTCCTCACCCCATAACGCCGGACGGTAGTTGCAGTCGAACACCACCTTGCCCCCGGCACGCTTCACCTCCGCCGCAAGCTGCTTCATCTGCCCGCGCACCCCATCATTCATTGCCAGCGTAATGCCGCACAAATGAAGCACATCCACCCGGGAAGCCAGCGCCGCCATATCATACTGATCAGCCTCAGCGGTATTGAAGCTGCTGCCCAGCCGGTCGGTATACGTGACTCTTCCGGGGCGGGCACCGAACCCGTTCTCCAGGAAGTACATCCCGAGGTGCTTGCCGCCCCGGCGGATCAGTGACGTATCCACCCCAAGCTTGCGCAGATAAGCGATTGCGGCTTCCCCCACCGGAGTCTCCGGCAAGGTCGTAATCAGTGCTCCGTTATGGCCGTATCTGGCGAGCGCCGCCGTTACATTTACCCCGCTGCCCGAAAAAGAGTACTCCAGCCTGCTGCTCTGGGCCAGTGTCTCCACCCCCGGCACCTGCAGCCGCATCATCACTTCGCCAAAGGCAGCGATTCTAGGCATACCGGTCCACCAGCGATTTCATCATACCAAGCAGCGTGCGGACATCCTGCACCTTCGTGCTTCCGGTCTGCGGATCAATGATTGAGGAATAGACATGCGGGATCACCTGCGGTACCCCCGCCTGAAGCGCAATCTCCAGAATGGGCGCGAAGTTATCCAGATCGATGCCGCCCGTAGGCTCCAGAGCAAATTCTTCCTCACCGCAGGCCTCGGCTACCGCACGATACTCCTCTTCCAGCTCCAGCCCCTTCATCGGATAATATTTGAGCGCATTGCCGCCCATGTCCCGGACCAGCGCAATGGCGGCGCGGACCGGAACGATGGCCTGCGAAGCATTCCCTGAGCTGACCGGACCGGTGGATATATTGACATAGCCGGGCTGTCCGCAGGGAGAGACCAGGCTGTTAATCCAGCTATCCTTCGCTCCCAGATTGGCACGGGTCGCGCCTACAGCCGGAAACACCTGATTGATATGGCTGCCCGCATAGCTTGCAGCAATCTCTGCGACCACCGCCGCCTGGCGATTGTCCCCGGCGCCAAGACCGATGGATACGGCATCCTGGATCGCCTGTCCGTATTCTGTCATAGCGGCAGCCGCTTCGCGGGCGGTAGCGTAATTTTTGGAGAGGACACCTACCAGAACATGCCCTTCGGCAGCCTCATAGATATCCTTGGCGTTCCCGATACTGCCAGCCAGTACATTCAGTGCCGCTCTGTTCTTATAAAAACGCTCCTGAATCTTGCTCATTATGATCTTCCCCCTATAATCTCATGAATTCTGCTGACAATGACCTGAAGATCATCTCCCTGCAGCGGCCTTGGATCGATATCGAAATACCCCTGCTTCACCCCATAATCCCGGGTATACACGGCAATATTGCCTTCCCGCAGCCGGTCATTGACCTCCCTTGCATCCACCCCCGCAGCAGCGGCATCAATCTGGATGCGTCCCCGGTAAATCGCCCGGCCCGCTTCATCCTGCACGATGCGGACCGACACTCCGGGAAGACCGGCCAGCGGCTTGAGCGCCTCCAGCGCCTGCTTCTCCTGCTGGCTGTTGTCAGCCTTGTCCTGGTATTCGTCCAAAGCTTGAAGCAATCCGAAGGTGGTCTCTTTGCCGACCTTCATGCTGCGGCCGATTCCGTGCAGCTGTACCTTCAGCCACCCGATATATTTCTTCTTGCCCGCTACAATGCCCGAAGTTGGACCCTCCACAGCCTTTGAGCCGCTATAGATGGCCAGATCCGAATACTGGACATATTTACGCAGGTCCTCCTCCGCAGCCGCATCGACAATCATCGGCACTCCCCTGCGCTGGGCAACCTCCCAGGCCTCCTCCACCGAGATCATATTCTTCTGGACGGCGTGGTGGGATTTCACATAGAGAATCGCTGCGGTACGTTCCCCGATGGCCTGTTCAATATGCTCTGCGCGGCCTTCGTTGGCGTACCCCGCTTCAACCACCCGGCCGCCGCCAAGGAAGACCATTGTCTCCACCGGCGCTCCATACTGCACATTATGGCCCTTTAGCATAATGATCTCATTCTTCAGCACCGGCTCCTGATGCAGGCGCAGGCTGAGGCGCGGATCTCCGGCGGTCACGATGGCCGCCACGGACAGCGCAATGCCGCTGGAGGCCGAGTTCACGACGACAGCACCTTCCGAGCCGAGCAGACGGGCGATGTAATCTCCCCCTTTGTCCACCAGGTCCGCAATCTCCACGTACTGCTGCCCGCCCTGCTTCATTGCCTCCATCACCGAATCTGTTGGCGCGGATACACCAAGGATGCTCATTCTTCCACTGGCATTAATCACACGCTTCAATCCATATTTAGCCTGTAATGAGTGATCCATTGACAAAGACTCCTTTTGCTTCAATATAGTGATTCGCGGTCCGGACATCGCCTTCCGAGTCCTTCAGTTGCTTCTCGCCTGCTTCCAGGGAGAACAAGGTCAGATTCGCCTGCTCCCCTACCCGGATCTGCCCGAGCTCCGGCTTGCCGAGCCACGCTGCGGCGCTGCTGGTGACGGCACGGATCACCTCTTCCAGGCTGTAGCCGAGATAGAGGAACTTGGTCAGTACATCCGCCATACTGTACACTGGACCATTCAGCCGGTTGCCCCGGTAGATGTCTGTACTGATCGTATTCAGCCTGATACCAGCCGCCTTCGCCTGTTCCGCCACCCGGAAGGAGAAGCTTGCCGTACCGTGTCCTACATCCAGCCGGACGCCCCGGGCCACAGCATCCAGCAGCTCTTGCAGCGGTCTGCCGTCCGCCTGGAACAGATTATTGGCTTTGCCGTTCAGGTAGTGGGTAATTACATCGCCCGCCCGCAGCAGCTCCAGCACTTCGGAGATGGCAGGCGGCGCGGAGCCGATATGCACCATAAGCGGAAGCTTCATCTCATCCGATAAGGTGCGCGCCAGCTTAAGCGGCTGTATGCCGCTGTCTTTGACGACGCTTTGGCTGATGCGGGCTTTCAGGCCGACGATGAATTCAGGATAAGCCTCTACTGCTGCAAGTGCGCAGTTTCGGTCAATCCAGTCCAGCTTCGAGAGCTCATCGGTCCGCGTAAGGCCGATCCTTGAGATATTGAGCAGCGCGAATACCCGTGTATCCGCCAGAAGACTGGCACTATAAAAAGCCCCGATCCGGTCTGCCCCGCAGCTTCCGGCATCCACCACTGTCGTTACTCCCTGCTTCACCCCGATCTCGTCGATCACATCGCCGTAGGGGTCAAGCTCCGGCACAGCATGTACATGCAGATCAATCCATCCGCTGGAGCCGTATAACCCGGAGCAGTCCAGCAGGGTCCTACCTTCTGCCTGGCCCGGCGGGGTAATCGCGGTGATAATCCCATCCTGGATGGAGATATCCACCGTCCGGCCGTCCACCAGCCGCAAATTGCGCAGCACGTTCTCTGTGCCCACTCGTACCATCTCCTTCTTCAATTACAGATTTACAGGTACAGATTTACAGGGGAATTACAAAAAATGATTAATGACATGAACTCCATAGATCCTTATATTTAACAAGTAGTAACGACCGTGCCGCCCTCTTATAAAAATATAAAGCTGCTTCACTCTAAAGATTATAATGTTATAATGTTTATAGTAGCACAAGTGTAATCCAGAAGATAACTGCAATTTCTGAGTCAAGAGGTTCCATCCTAGATTTCTAGTCCGAATATCTTAACACTGGAGGTACTGCTGTATGGCTAATTCCGCACCCCAGCCATCCTTGCTGAACCGGTTCCGGCTGACCTGGAATCATTTCAAGTCAAGGCTGCTGCTGAAATACGCTTTTTCCTATATCCTCATGTTCCTGATCCCGCTCACGGGTGTTACCATCTTCGTCTATGAAAACGCCGTCAAGGGCCTGCGGGTCGAAATTGAACAGTCCAATGTCAATCAGCTCAACCAGGTGAAAAGCACCATCGACGGCCGGATGAACGAGCTTCAGGAGATCGCCGGAAGAATCGCCTATGACAAGCATCTGACTCCTTATATGGTCAGGCATCCTTATTACAGTCTGGAGGCGATTCAGGCACTGGCGAATTACAAGGCCAGCAGCAGCATCGCGGAGGATCTGTTCCTCTACTTCCACGGTGATTCCAATATCTATTCTTACCGCGGCCTGGCTGATCTTCATGTCACCTTCGATACCCTCTATCAGTTCGAGCGCTGGACCCCGGAGGAGCTGCGGCGCGACTTGAACGAGACCCGGCAGCCGCTGGTGCGTCCTGCCGAGAATGTGACCGTCAATTCCCGGAGGGAGCCGATGCTCGCCATGCTTGTCCCGGTGAAGCCGAATGACCCGTTCCCTTACGGGACGGTCGTCTATCTGATGAAGGAATCCAATCTTACCGGCGTCATGGATTCGGTTCTGAGCGATTTCTCGGGCAGCAGCTATATCTTCGGCCCCTCCGGCGAGGTGCTGACCGCGAACAGCCATGGCGTCAGCTTTCCCCAAAATGAGCTTCAGACCCTATCCGCCCTTGAGCCGGGGATACACAATCTGGAGCTGGACGGGGAACAGTACTCCGTCGTGTCCGTGCAGTCGGAGGAGAATGGCTGGACCTACGTCACCACGATGCCCAGCTTCCAGTTCTTCAGCCGGGTTGCCCATGTCCAGACACTGATTCTGATTGTCTTCTGTATTACAGTCGTTACCGGCATAGCGGCGGCGCTGCTGCTGGCCAAGCGGCAGTATCACCCGATCCGCGATCTGATGGAGTTCGCCAAGCCGAGAGGCAACGGCAATGAGGCTCCGAAGCTGCGCGATGAATGGGAGTCCATCCGGCAGACGCTTCATGACTACAGTGCCCG is part of the Paenibacillus sp. FSL M7-0420 genome and harbors:
- a CDS encoding GntR family transcriptional regulator; amino-acid sequence: MLKGSERKVSLKRKQGPLYQQIQKILKDRILHGVYPLGSIIPSEPQLEKEFGVSKMTVRGAVQELAQEGYVQKKSGIGTIVMRNTAYQKLSKGKRFTELLVEAGHKLEKKLLSTSLVTNDAGTEEYSRYGPYCQRIERLYILDGQPYIHLVHFLTAAALPGGGSAELGADIQSLYDSLEENDIVLENFRDRFFVESAPPEVCLLLKLPPGTPVLKRLRNSYDGEGRLIEHSIGSYNTELHHYLVSYDT
- the dagF gene encoding 2-dehydro-3-deoxy-phosphogluconate aldolase; translation: MSKIQERFYKNRAALNVLAGSIGNAKDIYEAAEGHVLVGVLSKNYATAREAAAAMTEYGQAIQDAVSIGLGAGDNRQAAVVAEIAASYAGSHINQVFPAVGATRANLGAKDSWINSLVSPCGQPGYVNISTGPVSSGNASQAIVPVRAAIALVRDMGGNALKYYPMKGLELEEEYRAVAEACGEEEFALEPTGGIDLDNFAPILEIALQAGVPQVIPHVYSSIIDPQTGSTKVQDVRTLLGMMKSLVDRYA
- a CDS encoding sugar kinase, producing MPRIAAFGEVMMRLQVPGVETLAQSSRLEYSFSGSGVNVTAALARYGHNGALITTLPETPVGEAAIAYLRKLGVDTSLIRRGGKHLGMYFLENGFGARPGRVTYTDRLGSSFNTAEADQYDMAALASRVDVLHLCGITLAMNDGVRGQMKQLAAEVKRAGGKVVFDCNYRPALWGEEGYAKARPHYEELLALADLVLMNEKDALYILGTGTADYDRITQLKQAVPAVAERFGIAAAAGTHREINADNTHSLTGYLYRQGTFAFSRKLTFPVYDRIGAGDAFASAIIHGELQDYPQQQTVEMAAAAAMLAHTIPGDTALFTESEVLRALDGHTSDVER
- a CDS encoding DgaE family pyridoxal phosphate-dependent ammonia lyase produces the protein MDHSLQAKYGLKRVINASGRMSILGVSAPTDSVMEAMKQGGQQYVEIADLVDKGGDYIARLLGSEGAVVVNSASSGIALSVAAIVTAGDPRLSLRLHQEPVLKNEIIMLKGHNVQYGAPVETMVFLGGGRVVEAGYANEGRAEHIEQAIGERTAAILYVKSHHAVQKNMISVEEAWEVAQRRGVPMIVDAAAEEDLRKYVQYSDLAIYSGSKAVEGPTSGIVAGKKKYIGWLKVQLHGIGRSMKVGKETTFGLLQALDEYQDKADNSQQEKQALEALKPLAGLPGVSVRIVQDEAGRAIYRGRIQIDAAAAGVDAREVNDRLREGNIAVYTRDYGVKQGYFDIDPRPLQGDDLQVIVSRIHEIIGGRS
- a CDS encoding homocysteine synthase; the protein is MSEERKLSFETLAVHAGQEIDPTTLARAVPLYQTTSYGFRDAEHAANLFALKEFGNIYTRLMNPTTDVFEQRLAALEGGAGALATASGAAAISFSILNIAGAGDEIVSSASLYGGTYNLFSTTLPKLGIKVNFVDSDNPENFRAAITDKTKALYAETIGNPQGNVLDIEKVAAIAHEHGIPLIVDNTFPSPYLLRPIEFGADIVVHSATKFIGGHGTSIGGVIVDGGKFDWKASGKFPGLTEPDPSYHGVVYTEAVGPIAYIIKARVQLLRDLGAAISPFNSWMLLQGLETLHLRLERHSQNALKVAQYLEAHDSVEWVSYAGLQSHPSYELAQKYLPKGQGAILTFGIKGGAAAGVKLIENVKLFSHLANVGDSKSLIIHPASTTHQQLSDEEQITAGVTPELLRLSIGTESIDDILYDLEQAIAASQQA
- a CDS encoding amidohydrolase/deacetylase family metallohydrolase, giving the protein MVRVGTENVLRNLRLVDGRTVDISIQDGIITAITPPGQAEGRTLLDCSGLYGSSGWIDLHVHAVPELDPYGDVIDEIGVKQGVTTVVDAGSCGADRIGAFYSASLLADTRVFALLNISRIGLTRTDELSKLDWIDRNCALAAVEAYPEFIVGLKARISQSVVKDSGIQPLKLARTLSDEMKLPLMVHIGSAPPAISEVLELLRAGDVITHYLNGKANNLFQADGRPLQELLDAVARGVRLDVGHGTASFSFRVAEQAKAAGIRLNTISTDIYRGNRLNGPVYSMADVLTKFLYLGYSLEEVIRAVTSSAAAWLGKPELGQIRVGEQANLTLFSLEAGEKQLKDSEGDVRTANHYIEAKGVFVNGSLITG
- a CDS encoding alpha/beta hydrolase → MRPPDKKTSGQQTGFKKVRKILLKIMAAILLAIVLFVGIVYITNVISSNAESKRIEPYGQHVSVDGKNMNVFIEGDGPDTVVLLPGFGTASPALDFKLLIDELSPYYKVVVVEPFGYGLSDATKKERTSENIVSEIHEALQQLHIDRYILMGHSISGIYSLDYVNKYSDEVSAFVGLDNSVPSLSEKKIESSETTMVKWFRNLGFARLQLKLSADPYEGLAYDEHTKEQLKLLIQKNMYNTTLLNEAENMYSSFEKAEQRGVTFPPNLPVLLFVQAEHPGTDQWIPEHKKLIMNSLHAEMELLDANHYLYRSHPKQIAEKFMSFMKGIE